A window of Spirochaetota bacterium contains these coding sequences:
- the ruvC gene encoding crossover junction endodeoxyribonuclease RuvC, with the protein MAYLLGIDPGYGRCGWAIINDAFSYIDCGVIETKPTDENRLLCIYTALSDIIIKYNPISCGIEKLFFNKNVKTAIPVAQVIGVIKLLLAQHNIPYTEYTPVQIKQSITGYGHSSKDQITTMVKKILKAPEIIQHDDAFDALAIAVCHCLALPGYSIIQKNISS; encoded by the coding sequence GTGGCTTATTTACTTGGCATTGATCCAGGATATGGGCGTTGCGGCTGGGCTATCATTAATGATGCTTTTTCCTATATAGATTGTGGTGTTATAGAAACAAAGCCCACTGATGAAAATCGTTTGTTATGCATATACACTGCATTATCAGATATCATAATAAAATATAACCCCATATCCTGTGGAATTGAAAAACTCTTTTTCAATAAGAATGTTAAAACAGCTATTCCCGTTGCACAGGTGATTGGTGTGATAAAATTATTGCTGGCTCAGCACAATATACCGTATACTGAATATACACCTGTACAGATAAAGCAATCAATAACGGGTTACGGACATTCTTCAAAAGATCAGATTACAACCATGGTAAAAAAAATATTAAAGGCCCCTGAAATCATACAGCATGATGATGCATTCGATGCCCTTGCTATTGCAGTATGCCATTGTTTAGCATTACCAGGTTATTCAATAATCCAAAAAAATATTTCATCATAA
- a CDS encoding YebC/PmpR family DNA-binding transcriptional regulator, producing the protein MSGHSKWANIKHRKAAQDAKKGKVFTKLIREITVAARVGGDDLNSNPRLRTAVLKARENNMPMDNIERAIKKGTGALEGSTYEEVRYEGYGPGGVAIMVECMTDNKNRTTPEIRTIFSKNGGNLGETGCVAYLFDKKGVINIDANATTEDKVMEILLDYDVEDIKTEDNTIVVYTAPEKFNDILEVIRSNNLPTLNSEITYVPQTTVHLEGQKASQCLRLIEALEDHDDVQSVHANFDIPDDIINNMS; encoded by the coding sequence ATGTCAGGACATTCTAAATGGGCAAACATAAAACACCGGAAAGCGGCACAGGATGCCAAAAAAGGAAAGGTATTTACCAAGCTCATACGTGAAATCACTGTTGCAGCACGCGTTGGCGGCGATGATCTGAACAGTAATCCCAGATTGCGTACTGCAGTATTAAAAGCTCGTGAAAACAATATGCCAATGGATAACATTGAAAGAGCAATAAAAAAAGGTACTGGTGCTCTTGAAGGCTCAACATATGAAGAAGTTCGGTATGAAGGGTATGGACCCGGTGGAGTGGCCATAATGGTTGAGTGTATGACTGATAATAAAAACCGAACTACTCCTGAAATACGCACTATTTTTTCCAAAAATGGCGGAAACCTGGGTGAAACAGGATGCGTTGCATATCTTTTTGATAAAAAAGGAGTTATAAACATCGATGCAAACGCAACAACCGAAGACAAAGTCATGGAAATTTTACTTGATTATGATGTTGAGGATATTAAGACAGAAGACAATACAATCGTAGTTTACACTGCCCCTGAAAAGTTTAACGATATTTTAGAAGTTATCCGTTCAAATAATTTGCCAACCCTGAACAGTGAAATTACCTATGTTCCACAGACAACAGTACATTTAGAAGGACAAAAAGCTTCGCAATGTCTGAGACTTATTGAAGCACTGGAAGATCATGATGATGTTCAGAGTGTCCATGCTAATTTTGATATACCTGATGATATTATTAACAATATGAGTTGA